Below is a window of Planococcus rifietoensis DNA.
GGAATTGACTGTCCGTGTCGGCGTCAACATCCAGCCGGGGCAGGAGCTATTGATTGCGACGACGACGGATACCGTGGAATTCACGCGTTTGGTCGTTGAAAAAGCCTACGAAGCCGGGGCTAAGCAAGTCCATGTCGCGTTTTCGGACCCGTCAGTTATACGGACGCATTACGAATTGGCACCGGACGCCGCGTTTCATGAATTTCCGGATTGGGTCGTCAAACAGCGCGACGCTATCATCGACCATAAAGGCGCATTCTTGTGGATCGATGCGGAAGACCCGGATTTGCTTACAGGTATTCCGGCAAAACGCCTAAGCGATGCTCAAAAATCCGCTGGAAAGGCATTGGAACGCTATCGCCAGGCTGTCGGATCCGATAAGATCGCTTGGTCGATCGTTGCGATCCCCTCTGAAAAATGGGCGCAAAAAGTGTTCCCGGACGAACAGGATCGAATGGCCGCTCTGTGGCAAGCGATTTTCCAGACCGTGCGCATCGGAGACGGTGACGCAGTCGCATTGTGGCAGGAGCATATCGCCAACTTGGAACGGCGGGCGGCCGCATTGAACGAACGGCGCTACCGGAAATTGCATTACCGTGCGCCAGGAACCGATTTGACGATCGGTTTGCCAGATGGCCATATTTGGATGAGCGGCGCTTCCCGCACGCCGGACCAAGTGCCGTTCATCGCCAATATGCCGACTGAAGAAGTATATACCGTGCCGGCCAAACTGGAAGTCGAAGGCACCGTGCGCAATACGAAGCCGCTCGTTTACCAAGGCAATATCATCGATGGCTTCACGTTGCGCTTCGAAAACGGCCGTATCACACAAGCGCGAGCGGAAATCGGCCAGGAACTATTGGATGAATTGCTTTTAGCCGACGAAGGCGCAGCATATCTTGGGGAAGTAGCACTTGTGCCGGTTGAATCGCCGATTTCGGCTTCCGGCATTTTGTTCTACAATACCCTATTCGATGAAAATGCATCGAATCATTTGGCAATCGGCGATTCCTACCCGACTTGCCTCGAAGGCGGAAAAGACTTGGAACGCGATCAATTAAAGGATTACGGATTGAATACATCGATCGTCCATGAAGATTTCATGATCGGTTCGAGCGAGATGGACATCGACGGCATTACAGAAGACGGCAAGACCGAAGCGATTTTCCGAAAAGGAAATTGGGCATTCTAACGAGGTGAGCATATGAAAAAGACGATGATTGCAATGGCGGCGGGAATGATGCTAGTGGCAGCAGGGAACCCGGCGTCTGCGGAGCCGCAAATTCCTGCCGCTTATGTGGCGATCGGCGATTCACTGGCGGCAGGCCAGACGCCGAACCGGTCAATCGACAGCGGTTATACAGATTTGATTGCGCAGGAATTGACGCGCAACCAGCCGCTGGCGTTCTATTCAAAAGACTTGGCGTTTCCTGGATTCACCACAGGAGATGTCCTGGAAAGCATCGAGTCGGATGAAGCAAAAGAGCTGCTGGGCCAGGCGAACATCATCACGGTGTCTGCCGGAGCGAATGATTTGCTGCGCCTCGTGCAAGCGAATGCCGCTGAAGGGGCGTTGAGCTTTGAAGAGATCCAAGCGGATTACGCGCTGAATGCGGCGCGTGAAAACGTCGAAACAATTCTTTCTGAACTGGAGGAGCTTGCGCCGACAGCGGATATCTATATAATGGGCTATTATTTTGCATACCCGCATGCCCGTGACAGCCAAAAACAAGGCACGGCTGGGCAATTGGAACAATTAAACGACATCCTCAAGCAGGAAGCAGAACAGGCGGGCGCGACATTTGTCGATGTAGCCGACCGTTTCGGTGAGGATGCCGTGGAACTCGTCCCGAATTCCGGAGACGTCCATCCGAACGTAGATGGCTATCAGGAGATGGCGAATGCATTCTTCGAGCAATACGGCGAAGGGTTTAAAGTGGAAGATGCAGAACTTCCGGAACCGGCGCCTGTAACGTTCGAAGAAATCCAGCAAATGCAAGAACAGGAAGAGCCGTCAGGTGAAGCGGATGAAGAAGAAGCCGATTCGGAAGATGTTTCTAGTGACGATTCTGCCACCAAGCCTTCTGAAGGCAAGGATCTGGATTATTTAGCGATTCGCCAGGCATTGCCGCTCATTTAAAAAACTTAAGCAATATAAAAAGGCCGGAGAAAATGATTCATTTTCTCCGGCCTTTTATTGTTCAGCGGCTTTTTCGTGAGTCGCTGCGGTTACGTGCATCATTTTCATTGTTTGCGTTGTTCTTCTTGCGGTTGTTCATCACTTTGCGGATGATTGGGTATGCAATCGGTCCGTATTTAATCGCAGATCTGACAAGTCTTCCAATAGCCATATTTATCGCTCCATTCATTTTTTCGTATTGAGGTTTATTAGAGTTTTCCCGGTTTCAGCCTTTTTTAAACCTCTGTCGGGGCGATGGCGTGTGCGATCAGAATATCCTTATAGGAATGGACGCTTGAAATCGAGACGTATTCCGCATTGCCATGCCAGTCGTCTCCACTCGGCCCGAACTCGATGGCGCCTTGCCCGCCGATTTTCTCGGCGTAATAACGGGTATCGGCAGCACCGTGCTGGCCGAACAGCACCGGCTGTTCCGAAAGCGTCGATTCGACGGCCTTCATCAAGGTCTGGATATACGGATGGTCGTCCGTCGTCGTCAAGGCAGGGGTCGAGCCGCTCGCTTTGTATTCCATATCGACACCGAGCGTGTTGGCCAGCTGTTCCATTTGGCGGACGATCTCATCCTTGTCCTGTCCCGGCATGAAGCGGATATCGTAGGACATCTTGCAGATTTCAGGCACGACATTATAACGATCGCCTGCATTGATGATCGGCAAGTTGACGGAAGGCTGCTCATAGTATTCCGTCGATTCTTTGCGGAACGGCAAATCGTTCATGCCGGCATGGAATTTCATCGCCGATTCGATGGCGTTAATGCCTTCCCATGGGCGCGATCCGTGAGCCGGTTTGCCTTTGAATGTCAAATCCATTCTCAGGATGCCTTTCGATTGCAAGCCGATCTTCAAATGGGTCGGTTCACCGCAAATGACGAAGTCGCCGTAATGGCCTTGGTCGACGAGCCATTTCGAAGTATTGCGTCCGCCAATCTCTTCATCGGTGACAATGTGCAAATGCACTTCACGCGGCAATGCAGAAGCGTCGAGTTCGACAAATGCCTGCATCATCGCAGCAACCCCGGCTTTCATGTCTGCCGACCCGCGGCCATATAGTTTATCGCCTTCTTCGATTGGGGAAAATTGCTCTTTATGCCCGGGCACGACGTCGACATGGCCGTTCCAGATGATCTTTTCGGCGCCTTGCCCTTTAACTGCTGTCAGCATGAGGTAGCCGTCGTTATCGTGTACTTCGACTTCTTCGCCTTTCGCCTTTAGCCAGGCAGAGCAGAACATCAGCGCTTCGTTCGCTCCTTCTTTCGTATCGCTTTCGATTTTGATCAAATCCTTCAATAAATCAATCATTGATCCGGCAGTTTTCAAACTGCCTCCACCACCTTCCACAAAGTTTGCTAGTTTCTATCTACCCTAATCCGTTTGGCTGAAACGGCCTTGCAAGCCAAGTATGCGTTGTGTACAATACACATAATAGCGGAATAATTGTATACACCACAAGGGGAGCTTTGGCTGAGAGTGAACGAGTAAGTTCTTACCCTTCGAACCTGTAAGTTAACACTTGCGCAGGGATGTGGATGGAAAACCGGCCCAAGCGGCGCCAGGATCTGTCCTGGCGCCGTTTTTTATATGGTTTTTTAAAAACGGCCCTTCTGGTGATGTGCAAATCCAAAAGGAGGCAGTTTGAATGAGGAATAAACGTGTATTGTTAATGGTCGAAATTGCGATTTTTGCAGCTCTCGGCTTTGTATTGGATTTTATCGCCTTTCGCATGCCGCAAGGGGGATCGGTCAGCCTGGTCATGATCCCGATCGTGCTGATGGCATTCCGCAGGGGCATCGGAGCGGGTGTCATCACGGGCCTTTTAGTCGGCTTGCTGCAAATTGTCACGGGCTTTATCTCGGTAGCGCCGCTGTCGTTCGGCTTTGTGGTCATGCAAGTCATTTTGGATTATTTGCTGGCATATGGCGTCGTCGGTTTGGCCGGTATGATGCGCGGCCGTTACTTGGAAGCCGTGCGTGCGAGAAAGACCGGAAAAGTCATTGCCATGGTCGCACTTGGCGTATTGATTGGGTCATTTCTCCGTTATGTGATCCACGTCATTACGGGGATCCTATTCTTCGGCATGTTTGCGGAAGGCAATGTCTTCGTCTATTCAGCAGTCTATAACGCTACTTATATGATTCCCGTTGCGATCGTCGCAGCGATTGTTTGCTCTTTGTTGTTCATTACAGCGCCGCGTTTGACGCAGCCGGATTCATGATCAAAAAACCGCCTATCGCTAGGCGGTTTTTTGATGGATAAAGAAAATAATGAATGCTGTTTATTGGTTATTTATGGGAAATCATCGGAAGGTAGGAGAGGCGAGAGCGGCTTATTCTATGTTATAATGTCCAAATAGAATAGTTTGAAAGAAGGGTCAGTATGATAGCGACTAATGAAAAAGATATTGAAGGTTTGAAAAAAGCCGGACAAATGGTGGCAGAAATCCGCGAAACGATGAAAGCAGCCGTGAAGCCGGGCATTACGACGAAAGAACTCGATGAACTGGGCGGCCGCCTGTTCAAAGAATGGGGCGGCGTTTCTGCCCCGAAATCGGAATATGATTTCCCGGGCTATACATGCATCAGCGTTAACGAAGAAGTGGCGCACGGAATTCCTGGTAAGCGTGTCATCAACGATGGCGACATCGTCAATATTGATGTGTCTGGATCATACGGGGAGTATTTCGCGGATACGGGCATTTCATTCGTGGTCGGAGAAGGGCACGAAGCGAAAGAAAAACTTTGCCAAGCGGCAGAATCCGCATTCGAACGTGCCATGATGAAAGTGAAAGCCGGCGCCAAACTGAATCAGATCGGCAAGGCAGTCGAACGCGAAGCGAAAGACCAAGGCTTGTTCGTCATCAAGAACCTGACAGGTCATGGCGTTGGAAAATCGCTTCACGAGGCGCCGCAATATATCCTTAATTATTACGATGCGTGGGAAACGACGATCTTGAAAGAAGGCATGGTGCTTGCAGTCGAACCGTTTATTTCCCAAAAGGCTGAGCATATCATCGAATCAGGGGACGGCTGGACCTTTATCACACCGGACCAATCGCTCGTCGCACAGATCGAACATACCGTACTCGTCACAAAAGGCGAACCGATTTTGTTGACGAAACTCGAAAAATAAAATCAACGAATATAAAAAAACAACCATCAGCCGATGGTTGTTTTTTTATGGTGTCATACCTGTTTTTGCCGGCTTCTTCTTAATCAAAAGAATGCCGGTCAGTAAGACTCCGCTTAAGAATAAAGCTGCCGTGCTGACCAATAGTTCATCCATGCCGTGGCGTACGGCAATCGCGACGAACGCCCAGATAAAGACCAAAGTCAGCGGGATATCCGAATGGTGGAAACGTATGTGAAGCGCCAATGCGGTCGCCACGGTCAGCATGATGACCGTCCATAATTGATCGCTCAGCCCCCAGCCGCTCCAGCTGTAGAAAGTCAGGACATAGCTAATATTAGCGATGGTCGCGACACTGATCCAGCCCAGATTGACAGAGACCGGCAAACGTTCTGTAAAGCCCCGTTCGCCGTTTCCGTATTCCAAGTACAAAGCGATCAGCGACAATAGATAGGCAATCATTGCAGCGATCGACCAAATAAAGAACTCATAATGCCAGCAAAGCAGCCAGGCGATATTGAAAACAGCGCTCAAGATGAAATACAATGACACTTTTGCTGAAGGGTGCACTCCTTTTTTCAAGCGCAGCCAAAAGCCGATGATCCAGATAGCCAATAAAATATATATAACGGACCAGATGGAAAATGCATAACCGGCCGGCGTAAAGAGGACCGGCACACGGTCGGAGATTTCACCGGTAGTCTGACCGTTGATCGGCAAAATATTCGCCAAGGCATTCATGGTGACGACGGCGATAAATGCCAGCGTCATCAGCAGTACGCGAATCATATGAAATCCCTCCTCAAATATCAGTATAAACTCGCCAGCCCGCACGACCAACAAGAAAGTGCAGGAAGTTTTTGAAAAATGGCGATATCGTGAAATGTACCAGGCAGTCGTCGTTCCCGTTCCTTGAAGGGAGATGTTATACTTATTAATGTATTTTGAAAATTCGTGACTGCAGGGGGAAAAAAGATGACGAATACGTATCCGGAAGTCTGGGAGCTCGATAGTTTATTTTCAGGGGGAAGCGATTCAGCTGAGTTGAGAACGCATCTGGACGCGACAGGCAAAAAACTGGCCGATTTTGAACAAACTGCTGCTACATTTGACGTGCCAAACCGAAGAGCCGACGCGCAGCTAGTAGCGGCGTTCTTGGAACAGACCAGTGATGTATCGGTGGACCTCCGCCAAGCCGGGGCGTTTATCGGCTGCTTGATGGCGCAAAACACCGAAGACAAAAAAGCGGCATTGCTGCAAAGTGAACACGCATTGCTGCGGTCGCGTTTCCAAAGTGCTTTCTTGAAATTCAAGCAGGCCCTAATGGAGGCGGATCCGAATCTCTGGTCAGATCTGCTTTCGACTGAAGACTTGAAGGAATTTGCCTTCATTTTGGACGAATGGCGCAAAGAAGCGAAACGGCTATTATCTGAACAAGAGGAAGGGCTCATTACATCGCTCGGCATCGATGGCTATCACGCGTGGAGCGAATTATACGATTTGCTGATCGCTTCCGTATCGGTCCAAGTGGAAGTCGATGGGGAAGATAAGACCTTGTCTGTTGGGCAGGCAAATAATTTGAGCTCCCACCGAGATGCAAGCGTACGGAAGGAAGCTTACGACAAGCTGGAAGCGGCATGGGGCGAAAAAGAAGAGCTATTTGCCAAAACCTTGAACTCACTCGCAGGGTTCCGGCTGCAAATGTATAAAAAGCGCGGCGTCGACAATGTGCTAGAAGAGCCGTTGCAGATGAACCGCATGAAACAGGAAACCTTGGACGTCATGTGGCAAGCCATCAG
It encodes the following:
- a CDS encoding aminopeptidase, translating into MSFQDKLAQYAELTVRVGVNIQPGQELLIATTTDTVEFTRLVVEKAYEAGAKQVHVAFSDPSVIRTHYELAPDAAFHEFPDWVVKQRDAIIDHKGAFLWIDAEDPDLLTGIPAKRLSDAQKSAGKALERYRQAVGSDKIAWSIVAIPSEKWAQKVFPDEQDRMAALWQAIFQTVRIGDGDAVALWQEHIANLERRAAALNERRYRKLHYRAPGTDLTIGLPDGHIWMSGASRTPDQVPFIANMPTEEVYTVPAKLEVEGTVRNTKPLVYQGNIIDGFTLRFENGRITQARAEIGQELLDELLLADEGAAYLGEVALVPVESPISASGILFYNTLFDENASNHLAIGDSYPTCLEGGKDLERDQLKDYGLNTSIVHEDFMIGSSEMDIDGITEDGKTEAIFRKGNWAF
- a CDS encoding SGNH/GDSL hydrolase family protein; this encodes MKKTMIAMAAGMMLVAAGNPASAEPQIPAAYVAIGDSLAAGQTPNRSIDSGYTDLIAQELTRNQPLAFYSKDLAFPGFTTGDVLESIESDEAKELLGQANIITVSAGANDLLRLVQANAAEGALSFEEIQADYALNAARENVETILSELEELAPTADIYIMGYYFAYPHARDSQKQGTAGQLEQLNDILKQEAEQAGATFVDVADRFGEDAVELVPNSGDVHPNVDGYQEMANAFFEQYGEGFKVEDAELPEPAPVTFEEIQQMQEQEEPSGEADEEEADSEDVSSDDSATKPSEGKDLDYLAIRQALPLI
- a CDS encoding M20 family metallopeptidase, translating into MIDLLKDLIKIESDTKEGANEALMFCSAWLKAKGEEVEVHDNDGYLMLTAVKGQGAEKIIWNGHVDVVPGHKEQFSPIEEGDKLYGRGSADMKAGVAAMMQAFVELDASALPREVHLHIVTDEEIGGRNTSKWLVDQGHYGDFVICGEPTHLKIGLQSKGILRMDLTFKGKPAHGSRPWEGINAIESAMKFHAGMNDLPFRKESTEYYEQPSVNLPIINAGDRYNVVPEICKMSYDIRFMPGQDKDEIVRQMEQLANTLGVDMEYKASGSTPALTTTDDHPYIQTLMKAVESTLSEQPVLFGQHGAADTRYYAEKIGGQGAIEFGPSGDDWHGNAEYVSISSVHSYKDILIAHAIAPTEV
- the thiT gene encoding energy-coupled thiamine transporter ThiT, whose translation is MRNKRVLLMVEIAIFAALGFVLDFIAFRMPQGGSVSLVMIPIVLMAFRRGIGAGVITGLLVGLLQIVTGFISVAPLSFGFVVMQVILDYLLAYGVVGLAGMMRGRYLEAVRARKTGKVIAMVALGVLIGSFLRYVIHVITGILFFGMFAEGNVFVYSAVYNATYMIPVAIVAAIVCSLLFITAPRLTQPDS
- the map gene encoding type I methionyl aminopeptidase, which encodes MIATNEKDIEGLKKAGQMVAEIRETMKAAVKPGITTKELDELGGRLFKEWGGVSAPKSEYDFPGYTCISVNEEVAHGIPGKRVINDGDIVNIDVSGSYGEYFADTGISFVVGEGHEAKEKLCQAAESAFERAMMKVKAGAKLNQIGKAVEREAKDQGLFVIKNLTGHGVGKSLHEAPQYILNYYDAWETTILKEGMVLAVEPFISQKAEHIIESGDGWTFITPDQSLVAQIEHTVLVTKGEPILLTKLEK